One genomic region from Kineobactrum salinum encodes:
- a CDS encoding IS3 family transposase (programmed frameshift) codes for MPRYTQPRRTWQYTNEFKVKAVELSHLEDVKVQEVARTLDIHPFMLSRWRKEYREGKIVADKRRKLTGLGKEKKQLDRLKKLERENARLRQENDLPKKVATVSGGTTSERFGFVQRHGKRLGVRYLCNWLGVSRTGYYDWLKRRPSNRAREDVELSQKIVEIHAASREIYGSPRIHRSLQAQGTSVSAKRVARLMRDMGIKGRVVTVTRRAPRLRRFQQAGENLRLQEATPVRSDQQWVADLTYIKVGSQYQYLITIMDVFSRRILGWSLSRSRTVDDVLPLLKRVIARRQPRSGLIFHTDRGIEFMAYAIQDELEKHGIRKSYNRLGYCTDNAHMESFYHSLKGELIRGRKFDDEPALRSALAWYVDGFYNRTRLHSGIGYKSPIHYEARAA; via the exons ATGCCAAGATATACGCAACCAAGAAGGACGTGGCAATATACCAATGAGTTCAAGGTCAAGGCGGTAGAGCTGAGTCACCTGGAGGACGTGAAAGTCCAGGAGGTAGCGAGGACACTGGACATCCATCCCTTCATGCTTTCCCGGTGGAGGAAGGAGTACAGAGAAGGAAAAATTGTGGCTGACAAGCGTAGAAAGCTTACCGGTCTTGGCAAAGAGAAGAAGCAACTCGACCGTCTCAAGAAGCTTGAGCGGGAGAATGCGAGACTGAGGCAGGAGAATGACCTGC CTAAAAAAGTGGCAACGGTATCTGGCGGAACAACATCAGAGCGCTTTGGATTCGTCCAGAGACACGGAAAGCGACTAGGTGTCAGATACCTGTGCAATTGGCTGGGTGTATCGCGCACTGGTTACTACGATTGGTTGAAGCGCCGACCGAGCAACCGGGCCAGAGAGGATGTGGAGCTCTCCCAGAAGATCGTGGAGATCCATGCGGCAAGCAGAGAGATTTACGGCAGCCCACGGATTCATCGCAGCCTACAGGCTCAGGGAACTAGTGTTAGCGCCAAACGGGTTGCCCGGCTGATGCGCGACATGGGTATTAAGGGAAGGGTTGTGACAGTTACACGAAGAGCGCCGAGACTGAGACGGTTTCAACAGGCGGGTGAGAATCTACGGTTGCAAGAGGCCACCCCCGTACGGAGCGATCAACAATGGGTTGCAGATCTTACCTACATAAAAGTCGGTTCGCAGTATCAGTACCTGATCACGATAATGGACGTATTCTCTCGCCGAATACTCGGCTGGTCTTTAAGCAGGAGTCGCACCGTTGATGATGTACTGCCATTGCTGAAACGGGTGATCGCCAGGCGGCAGCCACGCTCTGGGTTGATATTCCATACGGACAGAGGGATAGAGTTTATGGCCTACGCGATACAGGACGAGCTCGAAAAGCACGGTATCCGAAAAAGCTACAATCGCTTGGGCTATTGCACCGATAATGCCCACATGGAATCGTTTTATCACAGCTTGAAGGGAGAGCTAATCAGGGGCAGGAAGTTCGACGACGAGCCCGCGCTACGATCTGCATTGGCGTGGTACGTTGACGGGTTCTACAATCGAACGAGACTACATTCGGGCATCGGCTACAAAAGCCCGATACACTATGAAGCTAGAGCGGCGTAA
- a CDS encoding IS4 family transposase produces MYTGKTLFAQLMDFLPWTTFTRIVDRYAGNRRVRTLPCTEHFRVLAFAQLTYRESLRDIEACLSAQSAKLYHMGIRSPIKRSTLADANERRDWRIYAEFAQRLIAQARKLYAEEDLGLDLSNTVYALDSTTIDLCLSLFPWAPFRSTKAAVKMHTLLDLRGNIPSFIHVSDGKMHDVNVLDLLIPEPAAIYVMDRAYLDFERLFGLHDAGAFFVTRAKSNTDLRRIYSAPSDRTQGIICDQTVALSGFYSHKHYPHHLRRIRFKDPETEKTLIFLTNLFGPPPITICELYKARWQVELFFKWIKQHLRIKKFYGTSENAVKVQIWTAVSVYVLVAIIKKRLDLQPSLYTLLQVFSITLFENIPLNKDFLDTKQILEDDMISNQLNLFHN; encoded by the coding sequence ATGTACACCGGCAAAACTCTGTTTGCGCAGTTGATGGACTTCCTGCCATGGACTACGTTCACGCGAATCGTCGATCGGTATGCAGGAAATCGTCGTGTACGCACGCTGCCGTGCACCGAACATTTTCGTGTGCTGGCATTTGCGCAACTGACCTACCGGGAAAGCCTGCGCGATATAGAAGCGTGTCTTTCGGCGCAATCGGCCAAGCTCTACCACATGGGCATTCGTTCGCCGATCAAGCGCTCTACGCTGGCCGATGCCAACGAGCGGAGAGACTGGAGAATCTACGCCGAGTTTGCGCAACGGCTGATTGCACAGGCCCGCAAGCTCTACGCCGAAGAAGACCTGGGGCTCGATCTGTCGAACACGGTTTACGCGCTCGACTCGACAACCATCGACCTCTGCCTTTCGCTGTTTCCGTGGGCACCATTTCGAAGCACCAAGGCAGCGGTCAAAATGCACACGCTGCTGGACCTGCGCGGAAATATCCCGAGTTTTATACATGTTTCCGACGGCAAGATGCACGATGTCAACGTGCTCGACCTGCTGATTCCGGAGCCGGCAGCAATCTACGTAATGGATCGTGCTTACCTCGATTTCGAACGGCTCTTTGGGTTGCACGACGCCGGAGCGTTCTTTGTCACCCGCGCCAAATCGAATACCGACCTGCGGCGGATCTACTCTGCTCCGAGCGACCGGACGCAGGGCATTATCTGCGATCAGACGGTGGCGCTGTCGGGATTCTACAGCCACAAACATTATCCCCACCATCTGCGTCGGATTCGCTTCAAAGATCCAGAGACAGAGAAAACACTCATTTTCCTGACCAACTTGTTCGGTCCTCCACCAATAACCATCTGCGAGCTGTACAAGGCCCGCTGGCAAGTCGAGTTATTTTTCAAATGGATCAAGCAACATCTCCGGATCAAGAAGTTCTACGGCACATCGGAGAACGCGGTGAAGGTGCAAATCTGGACCGCTGTGTCGGTATATGTGCTCGTCGCTATCATCAAAAAGCGCCTCGATTTGCAGCCTTCGCTCTACACTCTATTACAGGTATTTTCCATCACCCTGTTCGAAAATATCCCTTTAAACAAGGACTTTCTCGACACCAAACAGATCCTGGAGGATGACATGATTTCTAACCAACTGAATTTGTTCCATAATTAA
- a CDS encoding ATP-binding protein, producing the protein MIKRDLQQTVELLLTEQAAVTLLGPRQVGKTTLAHQIADTRESIYFDLENPEDAAVLGTPGDILSRYSDRLVILDEIQRIPGLFEPIRGLIDAYRREGHGTGKFLFLGSASIDLLRQTSETLAGRIAYRELGPLNLLETAGIQPGARDMLWIRGGFPNSFLAKSDRASMTWRRDFVRSYLERDIPQFDSRVPGETLRRFWTMLAHNQGSLLNASKLAAALAIDTRTLNRYLDLLVDLLLVRRLQPWHGNIKKRLVRSPKTYLRDSGMVHSLLGLTTLEEVLSHPVAGASWEGFVIENLLAVVPNWVQPFFYRTARGAEIDLVLEFSPDQRWAIEIKRTANRPQPSRGFTRVAKTSRRNGDWWSTPAGTVSDKETLLKRFRLTN; encoded by the coding sequence ATGATTAAGCGCGATCTCCAACAGACAGTGGAGCTGCTGCTTACCGAGCAGGCTGCGGTTACGCTATTGGGCCCCCGCCAAGTGGGTAAAACCACCCTCGCCCATCAGATTGCCGATACCCGCGAATCAATCTATTTCGATTTGGAAAACCCGGAAGACGCCGCGGTTCTCGGCACCCCCGGGGACATACTTTCGCGTTATTCGGACAGGCTCGTCATCCTCGACGAAATCCAGCGCATACCCGGCCTCTTTGAACCCATTCGCGGCCTGATCGACGCCTACCGTCGCGAAGGCCACGGTACCGGAAAATTCCTGTTTCTCGGTTCCGCCTCCATTGACCTGCTCCGGCAAACCTCCGAAACCCTGGCCGGACGTATCGCCTATCGGGAACTCGGCCCGCTGAATCTCCTGGAAACAGCCGGCATCCAACCTGGCGCCCGGGACATGCTTTGGATTCGCGGCGGCTTTCCGAATTCCTTTCTCGCAAAATCCGACAGGGCCAGTATGACCTGGCGACGGGACTTCGTACGATCTTACCTGGAAAGGGATATCCCCCAATTCGATTCGAGAGTTCCTGGGGAGACGCTCAGGCGCTTCTGGACGATGCTTGCGCACAATCAGGGCAGCCTGCTCAATGCTTCCAAATTGGCGGCGGCACTGGCTATCGACACCCGCACACTCAATCGCTACCTTGACCTCCTCGTAGACCTGCTCCTGGTGCGACGCCTGCAGCCCTGGCACGGCAACATCAAAAAACGCCTTGTGCGCTCCCCCAAAACCTATCTTCGCGACAGCGGCATGGTTCACAGCCTGCTCGGCTTGACGACACTCGAAGAGGTACTGAGCCACCCCGTGGCCGGTGCGAGTTGGGAGGGGTTTGTCATCGAAAACCTTCTGGCCGTCGTTCCGAATTGGGTACAGCCATTTTTCTATCGTACGGCTAGAGGCGCGGAGATTGATCTGGTCCTTGAATTCAGCCCCGACCAGCGCTGGGCAATCGAAATAAAACGCACGGCGAACCGGCCACAACCCTCCCGGGGTTTTACCAGGGTTGCGAAGACCTCAAGGCGCAACGGCGACTGGTGGTCTACCCCGGCAGGCACCGTTTCCGACAAGGAGACACTGTTGAAACGGTTCCGCTTGACGAACTGA
- a CDS encoding serine hydrolase domain-containing protein: protein MELVAPQALGLNSDQLARVNEHLRQGYIEAGKIPGSVTLVARRGRACLLDAAGQRDLARGTPMTADTIFRIFSMSKPLTSVAFMTLYERGLFSLDDPVHRFIPSWRQLAVRKAGAIPAFETVPCQRPMTIRDLLRHTSGLTYDFLRETNIDYAYRKLQVGNPRPDYRLQDMIDQLAELPLEFSPGQRWNYSLATDVVGYLIEVISGQSLPEFLQQTLFEPLGMVDTGFNIAPDKMARLASCYERDADKQLVCNDDGQDSQFHDRVFYSGGGGLLSTVGDYYRFCQMLLQGGTLDGQRIIGSRTLAYMTRNHLPGGVDLAGIAMGHFAETDYDGVGFGLGFATREDPVRNGNPATRGSYYWGGLASTLFWVDPAEELVVIFMTQLMPSSTFAFRSQLEAIVYAALE, encoded by the coding sequence ATGGAACTGGTAGCGCCGCAGGCTCTGGGCCTGAACAGTGATCAACTGGCCCGAGTGAACGAGCATTTGCGCCAGGGTTATATCGAGGCCGGCAAGATCCCCGGCAGTGTAACCCTGGTGGCCAGGCGCGGCCGAGCCTGCCTGCTCGATGCGGCCGGCCAGCGCGACCTGGCCCGCGGCACACCGATGACGGCCGACACCATCTTCCGCATCTTTTCCATGAGCAAGCCGCTGACCTCGGTGGCCTTCATGACCCTCTACGAGCGCGGCCTGTTTTCGCTGGACGATCCGGTGCACCGCTTCATTCCCTCCTGGCGCCAGCTCGCGGTGCGCAAGGCCGGCGCGATTCCCGCCTTCGAAACAGTGCCCTGCCAGCGGCCGATGACGATCCGCGACCTGCTGCGCCACACCTCCGGGTTGACCTACGACTTCTTGCGCGAAACCAATATCGACTACGCCTACCGCAAGCTGCAGGTGGGCAATCCGCGCCCCGATTACCGCCTGCAGGACATGATCGACCAACTCGCGGAGCTGCCGCTCGAATTCTCCCCCGGGCAGCGCTGGAATTATTCCCTGGCCACTGACGTAGTGGGTTACCTGATCGAGGTGATCAGCGGCCAGTCCCTGCCCGAGTTCCTGCAACAGACCCTGTTCGAACCGCTGGGCATGGTCGACACCGGCTTCAATATCGCACCGGACAAGATGGCGCGGCTGGCCTCCTGCTACGAGCGCGACGCGGACAAACAACTGGTCTGCAACGACGACGGCCAGGACAGCCAGTTCCACGACCGGGTCTTTTACTCCGGCGGCGGCGGGCTGCTCTCCACCGTGGGCGACTACTACCGCTTCTGCCAGATGCTGCTGCAGGGCGGCACGCTGGACGGCCAGCGCATCATCGGCTCCCGCACGCTGGCCTACATGACCCGCAACCACCTGCCCGGCGGGGTTGATCTGGCCGGCATTGCAATGGGCCATTTCGCCGAAACCGACTACGACGGCGTGGGCTTCGGCCTGGGCTTCGCCACCCGGGAAGACCCCGTCCGCAACGGCAATCCAGCCACTCGCGGCAGCTACTACTGGGGTGGCCTCGCCAGCACGCTGTTCTGGGTGGACCCGGCGGAGGAGCTGGTAGTGATCTTCATGACCCAGCTGATGCCCTCGAGCACCTTCGCCTTCCGCAGCCAGCTGGAAGCGATAGTGTATGCGGCGCTGGAGTGA
- the greB gene encoding transcription elongation factor GreB translates to MSRYRPPRRRGSTYITPEGEQALRRELHQLWKVERPVVTDAVHEAAKNGDRSENGDYIYGKRRLREIDSRVRFLSKRLEELTVVDRAPADTGKVFFGAWVTLEDEAGNERRWRIVGPDEFELAAGKLSMDSPMARAILGKRLDDEVVVHSPQGSRPGASRPLRIQKRRSITTEAVRGLQPHTLAEYLAAGAKS, encoded by the coding sequence ATGAGCAGATACCGACCGCCGCGGCGCCGCGGCTCCACCTACATCACTCCCGAGGGCGAACAGGCCCTGCGCCGGGAGCTGCACCAGTTGTGGAAGGTGGAACGGCCGGTGGTGACGGATGCGGTGCACGAGGCGGCCAAGAACGGCGACCGGTCGGAGAACGGCGACTATATCTACGGCAAGCGCCGGCTGCGGGAAATCGACTCGCGGGTGCGCTTCCTCAGCAAGCGGCTGGAGGAGCTGACGGTGGTGGACCGGGCTCCCGCCGATACCGGCAAGGTATTCTTCGGGGCCTGGGTGACGCTGGAGGACGAAGCTGGCAACGAGCGCCGCTGGCGCATCGTCGGACCGGACGAGTTCGAACTGGCGGCGGGCAAGCTGAGCATGGACTCGCCGATGGCCCGCGCGATACTGGGCAAGCGCCTGGATGATGAGGTGGTGGTGCACAGTCCCCAGGGGAGCAGGCCTGGTGCATCACGGCCATTGCGTATTCAGAAGCGCCGCTCAATCACGACTGAGGCGGTGCGCGGATTACAGCCCCATACTCTTGCGGAATATTTAGCCGCAGGTGCCAAATCGTGA
- a CDS encoding M23 family metallopeptidase, producing MAQALAGFSWPVEGRISGVYGSQRIYNGKPGSPHYGVDVAVPTGTEVRAPAAGVVTLAEPDLFYSGGTIILDHGYLLSSSFLHLSKLHVAVGDEVEPGDLIAEVGATGRATGPHLDWRMSWRSARIDPQFLVPPMPQP from the coding sequence TTGGCCCAGGCGCTGGCGGGTTTCAGCTGGCCGGTGGAAGGCCGGATCTCAGGCGTCTACGGCAGCCAGCGTATCTACAATGGCAAGCCCGGCAGCCCCCACTACGGGGTGGACGTGGCGGTCCCCACCGGCACCGAAGTGCGGGCACCGGCGGCCGGTGTGGTAACCCTGGCGGAGCCCGACCTGTTCTACTCCGGCGGCACCATTATCCTGGACCACGGCTACCTGCTGTCCTCGTCCTTTCTGCACCTGAGCAAGCTGCATGTGGCCGTGGGTGATGAGGTAGAGCCGGGCGACCTGATCGCCGAAGTGGGCGCCACCGGCCGCGCCACCGGGCCCCACCTGGACTGGCGGATGAGCTGGCGCAGCGCCCGCATCGATCCGCAATTCCTGGTACCACCCATGCCACAGCCCTGA
- a CDS encoding Trm112 family protein: MIDEKLLSILVCPVTKAPLKYDREKEELVCKASGLAYPVRDGIPVMLESEARVLTTDEKLG, encoded by the coding sequence ATGATTGACGAAAAACTGCTGAGTATCCTGGTGTGCCCGGTGACCAAGGCGCCGCTCAAGTATGACCGGGAAAAGGAAGAGCTGGTGTGCAAGGCCAGTGGTCTTGCCTATCCCGTGCGCGACGGCATTCCCGTCATGCTGGAGAGCGAGGCACGCGTGCTCACCACCGACGAGAAACTGGGGTAA
- a CDS encoding histidine triad nucleotide-binding protein gives MSDTIFGKIISGDIPTEFLYEDEHCVAINDIHPQAPVHVLVIPKKGIPRLVDATADDRDLLGHLMLAAGRIADQLGVADAFRLIVNNGAGAGQTVFHLHLHILAGKSFAEGQMTG, from the coding sequence ATGTCCGACACCATTTTTGGCAAGATCATCAGCGGCGATATTCCCACGGAGTTCCTGTACGAGGACGAGCACTGTGTCGCCATCAACGACATCCACCCGCAGGCACCGGTGCATGTGCTGGTGATCCCGAAGAAGGGGATTCCGCGGCTGGTGGACGCAACGGCCGACGACCGGGACCTGCTCGGTCATCTCATGCTGGCGGCGGGCCGGATTGCCGACCAACTGGGTGTGGCCGATGCGTTCCGGTTGATCGTCAACAATGGCGCCGGCGCCGGCCAGACCGTGTTCCATCTGCATCTCCATATTCTGGCGGGCAAGTCTTTCGCCGAAGGCCAAATGACAGGCTGA
- the alaS gene encoding alanine--tRNA ligase, with the protein MKTVALREAFLAYFEAQGHTRVPSSSLVPGNDPTLLFTNAGMNQFKDTFLGNDPRPYVRATSSQRCVRAGGKHNDLENVGYTARHHTFFEMLGNFSFGDYFKREAIRFAWDFLTGTLGLPKERLWVTVHVSDDEAADIWLKEMGVSAERFSRLDEDNFWQMGDTGPCGPCSEIFYDHGPDVPGGPPGSAGDDLDRYIEIWNLVFMQFNRDASGELTPLPKPSVDTGMGLERIAAVMQQVHSNYEIDLFQALIQAAATLLAVQDLQHNSLRVIADHIRSCAFLIADGVLPGNEGRGYVLRRIIRRAVRHGNKLGAREPFFHRLVEPLALEMGAAYPELVNARERIEKALLAEEEQFARTLDNGLQILQEALAGIEGTEIPGEVVFKLYDTYGFPTDLTNDIARERGLTLDMDGYEAAMAAQRSRSQESGSFRVDYNDVLKLEGSTAFTGYDGLEGQGRVIALLCDGEAVEQLEADQQGAVVLDSTPFYAESGGQAGDSGYLQADGVRLEVTDTSKAGNHHLHHVKVLQGSLRPGDSLQARVDAQVRQRTRLNHSGTHLLHAALRRTLGDHVNQKGSLVDGERLRFDFSHGEAVSAAQLAQIEDQVNAQIRANTAVTTRLMSMDEAIAAGAMALFGEKYGDEVRVLAMGEDDFSVELCGGTHVDRTGDIGLFKIVSESGIAAGVRRIEAVTGAGALAAVAEAERQLNAVCEVVRSNRDTVVARVTGLRSENRELEKEIARLKQKLASAAGGDLTASAVDVAGVKVLAANVDGADAKSLRDTLDQCKNKLGSAVVLLAAVDDGKIALVAGVTRDLTDRVKAGDLMREFAGRLGGKGGGRPDMAQGGGSDVAALEDTLKTVPDWLRERLQAAPA; encoded by the coding sequence ATGAAAACCGTAGCGCTACGCGAGGCCTTCCTGGCCTATTTCGAGGCCCAGGGACATACCCGGGTGCCCAGCAGTTCGCTGGTGCCGGGCAATGACCCGACCCTGCTGTTCACCAATGCGGGGATGAACCAGTTCAAGGACACCTTCCTGGGCAATGACCCGCGGCCCTATGTCCGCGCCACCAGCAGCCAGCGCTGCGTCCGCGCCGGCGGCAAGCACAACGACCTCGAGAACGTGGGTTATACCGCCCGCCATCACACCTTCTTCGAGATGCTGGGCAACTTCAGTTTCGGCGATTACTTCAAGCGCGAGGCGATCCGCTTCGCCTGGGATTTCCTCACCGGAACGCTGGGCCTGCCCAAGGAGCGCCTGTGGGTCACGGTGCATGTCTCCGACGATGAGGCAGCCGATATCTGGCTCAAGGAGATGGGGGTCAGCGCCGAGCGTTTTTCGCGGTTGGATGAGGACAACTTCTGGCAGATGGGTGATACCGGACCCTGCGGCCCCTGTTCCGAGATATTCTACGACCACGGACCGGATGTGCCCGGCGGCCCGCCCGGCAGTGCAGGCGATGATCTCGACCGCTATATCGAAATCTGGAACCTGGTTTTCATGCAGTTCAACCGCGATGCCAGCGGTGAGCTGACGCCGCTGCCCAAGCCCTCGGTGGACACCGGCATGGGCCTGGAGCGCATCGCCGCAGTGATGCAGCAGGTGCACAGCAACTACGAGATCGACCTGTTCCAGGCGCTGATCCAGGCGGCGGCCACGCTGCTGGCAGTACAGGACCTGCAACACAATTCCCTGCGCGTGATCGCCGACCATATCCGTTCCTGCGCCTTCCTGATTGCCGACGGCGTGCTGCCCGGCAACGAGGGCCGCGGCTATGTGCTGCGCCGCATCATCCGCCGCGCAGTTCGCCACGGCAACAAACTGGGTGCCCGTGAACCCTTCTTTCACCGACTGGTGGAACCGCTGGCGCTGGAGATGGGCGCGGCCTATCCCGAACTGGTGAATGCCAGGGAGCGGATCGAAAAGGCGCTGTTGGCCGAGGAGGAGCAGTTTGCCCGCACCCTGGACAACGGCCTGCAGATCCTGCAGGAGGCGTTGGCCGGAATCGAGGGTACGGAGATTCCCGGCGAGGTGGTGTTCAAGCTCTACGATACTTACGGCTTCCCCACCGATCTCACCAATGACATCGCCCGCGAGCGCGGCCTGACACTGGACATGGACGGCTATGAGGCCGCGATGGCGGCCCAGCGCAGCCGCTCCCAGGAAAGCGGCAGTTTCCGGGTGGATTACAACGACGTCCTGAAGCTGGAGGGCAGCACCGCCTTTACCGGCTATGACGGCCTGGAGGGGCAGGGCAGAGTAATTGCGCTACTGTGCGATGGCGAGGCAGTGGAGCAGCTGGAGGCGGACCAACAGGGCGCTGTGGTACTGGACAGCACTCCCTTCTACGCGGAATCCGGTGGCCAGGCCGGTGACAGCGGTTATCTGCAGGCTGACGGTGTGCGGCTGGAGGTTACCGATACCAGCAAGGCCGGCAATCATCACCTGCACCATGTCAAGGTGCTGCAGGGCAGCCTGCGCCCGGGCGACAGTCTGCAGGCCCGGGTGGACGCGCAAGTACGCCAGCGCACCCGGCTCAACCACTCGGGTACCCACCTGCTGCACGCGGCGCTGCGCAGGACTCTGGGTGACCATGTCAATCAGAAGGGCTCGCTGGTCGATGGCGAGCGGCTGCGCTTCGACTTTTCCCACGGCGAGGCCGTGAGCGCTGCGCAACTGGCGCAGATCGAGGACCAGGTCAACGCCCAGATCCGCGCCAATACCGCGGTGACCACCCGCCTGATGAGCATGGATGAGGCGATCGCCGCTGGCGCCATGGCCCTGTTCGGCGAGAAGTACGGCGACGAGGTGCGGGTGCTGGCCATGGGCGAGGACGATTTCTCGGTGGAGCTGTGCGGCGGCACCCATGTCGACCGTACCGGTGATATTGGCCTGTTCAAGATCGTATCCGAGTCCGGTATCGCCGCCGGTGTGCGCCGCATCGAGGCGGTCACCGGCGCCGGCGCGCTGGCGGCGGTGGCCGAGGCTGAACGGCAGCTCAATGCGGTCTGTGAGGTGGTCAGGAGCAACCGGGATACAGTGGTGGCCCGGGTCACTGGCCTGCGCAGTGAAAACCGCGAACTGGAAAAGGAAATCGCCCGCCTGAAGCAGAAGCTGGCGAGCGCGGCGGGCGGCGACCTGACGGCCTCGGCGGTGGATGTGGCCGGGGTCAAGGTCCTGGCCGCCAATGTCGACGGCGCCGATGCCAAGTCCCTGCGCGACACCCTGGATCAGTGCAAGAACAAGCTGGGCAGTGCGGTAGTGCTGCTGGCGGCAGTGGATGACGGCAAGATCGCGCTGGTGGCGGGGGTGACCCGTGACCTGACCGATCGGGTCAAGGCCGGCGACCTGATGCGTGAATTCGCTGGCCGCCTCGGCGGCAAGGGCGGCGGCCGCCCGGATATGGCCCAGGGCGGCGGCAGTGACGTCGCGGCGCTGGAAGATACGCTCAAGACAGTACCGGACTGGTTGCGCGAGCGGCTGCAGGCTGCCCCGGCATGA
- a CDS encoding aspartate kinase, with translation MSLIVQKFGGTSVGNVARIQQVAEKVARFRREGHGIVVVVSAMSGETNRLIALAHELQSQPLPREMDVLVSTGEQVTTALLSMALTELGVKAKSYTGTQVRILTDDAHTKARIRDIDDQRLHADLDAGYVVVVAGFQGVDDNGNITTLGRGGSDTTAVALAAALKADECQIYTDVDGVYTTDPRMVDGARRLERVTFEEMLEMASMGSKVLQIRAVEFAGKYNVPLRVLHSFEDGPGTLITLEDTQQMETPTIAGIAFNRDEAKLTMLGVPDTPGMASRILGPVGEANIEVDVIVQNVAADNSTDFTFTVGRADLSRAREILQAVADELNAREIRADSRIAKVSVVGVGMRSHAGVASRMFSALAEVGINIQMITTSEIKISVIIEEKYLELAVRSLHSTFGLDKEPTDESVA, from the coding sequence ATGAGTTTGATCGTCCAGAAGTTTGGCGGCACCTCGGTCGGCAACGTGGCCCGTATCCAGCAGGTGGCCGAGAAGGTTGCCCGCTTCCGGCGCGAAGGTCACGGCATTGTGGTGGTAGTGTCGGCGATGAGCGGCGAGACCAACCGCCTGATCGCGCTGGCCCACGAACTGCAGTCGCAACCGCTGCCGCGGGAAATGGATGTACTGGTGTCCACTGGCGAGCAGGTAACCACGGCCCTGCTGAGCATGGCGCTGACGGAATTGGGGGTAAAGGCCAAGTCCTACACCGGCACCCAGGTACGCATACTGACCGACGATGCCCACACCAAGGCCCGGATTCGCGACATCGACGACCAGCGGCTGCACGCCGACCTGGATGCCGGTTACGTGGTGGTGGTCGCCGGCTTCCAGGGTGTGGATGACAACGGCAACATCACCACTCTGGGCCGCGGCGGCTCCGACACCACGGCGGTGGCGCTGGCGGCGGCGCTGAAGGCGGATGAATGCCAGATCTACACTGACGTCGATGGCGTCTATACCACCGATCCACGGATGGTCGACGGCGCCCGGCGCCTGGAGCGGGTCACCTTCGAGGAGATGCTGGAAATGGCCAGCATGGGCTCGAAGGTACTGCAGATCCGCGCGGTAGAGTTTGCCGGCAAGTACAATGTGCCCCTGCGGGTGCTGCACAGCTTCGAGGACGGCCCGGGCACACTGATTACGCTGGAGGATACACAGCAGATGGAAACCCCGACAATCGCCGGAATTGCGTTCAATCGCGATGAGGCCAAACTGACCATGCTCGGCGTGCCCGACACCCCTGGCATGGCCTCCCGGATACTCGGCCCTGTAGGCGAGGCCAACATCGAAGTGGATGTCATTGTCCAGAACGTCGCCGCCGACAATTCGACCGATTTTACCTTTACCGTCGGCCGGGCCGACCTGTCGCGGGCGCGGGAGATACTGCAGGCGGTTGCCGATGAGCTCAATGCCCGGGAAATCCGCGCCGACAGCCGGATTGCCAAGGTGTCGGTCGTGGGTGTGGGCATGCGTTCGCACGCCGGCGTCGCCAGCAGGATGTTCAGTGCCCTGGCCGAGGTCGGCATCAACATCCAGATGATTACCACGTCGGAAATCAAGATTTCGGTTATCATCGAGGAAAAATACCTGGAACTGGCGGTTCGGTCGCTGCATTCAACATTTGGCCTCGACAAGGAACCCACAGATGAATCCGTGGCCTAA
- the csrA gene encoding carbon storage regulator CsrA yields the protein MLILTRRVGETLMVGDEITITVLGVKGNQVRIGVNAPRDVAVHREEIYNRIQDGEDVPADDKADD from the coding sequence ATGCTTATTCTGACCCGCAGAGTTGGGGAAACTCTCATGGTAGGGGACGAAATCACCATCACGGTACTGGGTGTCAAAGGCAATCAGGTCCGTATTGGTGTCAATGCGCCACGCGATGTGGCGGTGCACCGGGAAGAGATCTACAACAGGATACAGGACGGCGAAGACGTCCCCGCAGATGACAAGGCCGACGACTGA